From a region of the Salinispira pacifica genome:
- the recR gene encoding recombination mediator RecR, producing the protein MDHLDSLIHLLSRLPGIGKKSATRMAYYLLQSDEEFTRNLGEHIVSLKEKISRCRRCGNYSEHELCPVCADTRRDAGLICVVEQPQDIAVLEASHEYTGYYHVLHGVLAPLDGVGPSELNIQSLIGRVGQGSVRELIIATNPTVEGDTTALYLKKLVEHLGVTVSRLALGLPVGGDLEYADRLTLARSLKGRTAL; encoded by the coding sequence ATGGATCATCTCGACTCTCTCATCCATCTTCTCTCCCGTCTGCCGGGTATCGGCAAGAAAAGTGCTACACGAATGGCGTATTATCTCCTTCAGAGTGATGAAGAGTTTACCCGGAACCTGGGTGAGCATATCGTATCACTGAAAGAGAAGATATCCAGGTGCCGGCGCTGCGGCAATTATTCGGAGCATGAGCTCTGCCCGGTGTGTGCTGATACCCGCCGGGATGCAGGACTGATCTGCGTTGTTGAACAGCCCCAGGATATCGCCGTTCTTGAGGCCTCCCATGAATATACCGGGTATTATCATGTGCTTCACGGAGTCCTGGCTCCCCTGGACGGGGTGGGGCCTTCAGAATTGAACATCCAGTCCCTGATCGGCCGTGTAGGCCAGGGGAGTGTTCGGGAGTTGATAATTGCAACCAACCCAACAGTTGAAGGGGATACAACCGCACTTTATCTGAAAAAACTGGTGGAACATCTGGGGGTCACCGTGAGCAGACTGGCTCTCGGGCTGCCTGTGGGCGGTGATCTTGAGTATGCCGACCGTCTTACCCTGGCCCGGAGTCTGAAAGGACGCACTGCCCTCTGA
- a CDS encoding YbaB/EbfC family nucleoid-associated protein, translating into MDLLKNFGNIQEKLKESQEKMKSIRVTGSAGGDMVRVELSGDMAITGITISPEAVDPDDIDMLQDLIRAAHADALTKIREKLSEEMGSLTGGMDIPPGFMG; encoded by the coding sequence ATGGATCTGTTGAAAAATTTCGGGAACATACAGGAAAAGCTGAAAGAGTCCCAGGAAAAAATGAAATCCATCCGGGTAACCGGTTCTGCCGGCGGCGATATGGTGAGAGTGGAACTCTCGGGAGATATGGCAATAACCGGAATAACTATCAGTCCCGAGGCTGTGGATCCTGACGACATCGACATGCTTCAGGACCTTATCCGCGCCGCCCATGCCGATGCTCTGACCAAAATACGGGAGAAACTCAGCGAAGAGATGGGTTCTCTCACCGGCGGAATGGATATTCCCCCGGGCTTCATGGGATGA
- the dnaX gene encoding DNA polymerase III subunit gamma/tau, whose product MAYEVTASRKRPRNFDTLVGQEFVTATLLNALKTRRIAHAYLFSGPRGVGKTSTARILARALNCPDESKLGTAEGFDYPGAEEISRGVAMDVIEIDGASNTSVNDVRAIKDEVLFPPQSSRYKIYIIDEVHMLSNSAFNALLKTIEEPPHYIIFIFATTEIHKVPATIRSRCQQFNFRLIPIEEIIQLLGEAADEIGIKSDEDALFWIARESTGSMRDAYTLFDQVASFSEGHITLEKIKEKLGLLGIDELNGFTELIIGQKEKETLEYLDGMFSAGISVEQLIIDLSDYFRGLLFAAQGVNRDGLLGHPLKSYSEKVVHALKSTQLEKILEMLLQAYRDIRYTVNARLELEILISKITRISNYLEPEELVERLHNLKHEIARMPENPSQVVSQSVSRLPDDPTRSAENSLKSQEISSASVSGTSDTEDAVSESPAHSPEAVPQQPETGDSQGSPILSDQQWQQLIQRIQEESQTLAATLSSAVARKQEGEKLTIQFSTAMHAGTARQDVKFIADSIRELFGIHVVIDITHSDIQEEEDQEDPDVAMVKKVFRGELLN is encoded by the coding sequence ATGGCATATGAAGTGACAGCAAGCCGGAAGAGACCCCGGAATTTTGATACACTGGTGGGACAGGAATTTGTAACTGCCACCCTCCTGAATGCGCTGAAGACTCGGCGCATCGCTCATGCATACCTGTTCTCCGGTCCCAGAGGGGTCGGGAAAACATCCACCGCCCGAATTCTCGCCAGGGCTCTCAATTGTCCCGATGAAAGCAAACTGGGAACTGCCGAAGGTTTTGACTATCCCGGTGCCGAGGAGATCAGCAGAGGCGTGGCAATGGATGTTATCGAAATTGACGGTGCATCCAATACCTCGGTGAATGATGTCCGGGCAATCAAGGACGAGGTGCTTTTCCCTCCTCAGAGCAGCAGATATAAAATTTATATCATCGACGAAGTTCATATGCTTTCAAACTCTGCATTTAATGCGCTGCTGAAAACTATCGAGGAACCTCCTCATTATATCATCTTCATTTTTGCAACCACAGAAATTCATAAAGTGCCGGCCACCATCAGGTCAAGATGCCAGCAGTTTAATTTCCGGCTCATACCCATTGAAGAGATCATTCAGCTTCTCGGTGAGGCTGCGGATGAAATCGGTATAAAATCCGATGAGGATGCTCTTTTCTGGATTGCCCGGGAGTCCACCGGTTCCATGCGGGATGCCTACACCCTTTTTGATCAGGTCGCCTCATTCTCGGAGGGGCACATCACCCTTGAAAAAATCAAGGAAAAACTGGGCCTTCTTGGAATTGATGAACTGAACGGATTTACTGAACTGATAATCGGGCAAAAAGAAAAAGAAACCCTGGAATACCTTGACGGCATGTTTTCCGCGGGAATTTCCGTTGAGCAGCTGATTATTGATCTCAGCGATTATTTCCGGGGACTGCTGTTCGCCGCCCAGGGAGTTAACCGGGACGGCTTGTTGGGACATCCGCTGAAAAGTTATTCAGAGAAAGTTGTTCACGCTCTCAAGTCCACGCAGTTGGAGAAAATTCTGGAGATGCTTCTTCAGGCATACCGGGATATCAGGTATACGGTAAACGCAAGACTTGAGCTGGAAATTCTTATCAGTAAAATCACCCGGATTTCCAACTACCTGGAACCCGAGGAGCTTGTGGAACGGCTTCACAATCTGAAGCATGAAATTGCCCGCATGCCTGAAAACCCATCCCAGGTTGTTTCACAATCAGTCTCCCGGCTGCCGGATGATCCAACCCGTTCTGCAGAAAACTCCCTGAAGTCTCAGGAGATCTCTTCAGCCTCTGTCTCCGGTACTTCTGATACTGAGGACGCAGTTTCCGAATCCCCTGCTCACAGCCCTGAGGCTGTCCCTCAGCAACCGGAAACCGGTGATTCCCAGGGTTCCCCGATTCTCAGCGATCAACAGTGGCAGCAGCTCATTCAACGTATTCAGGAAGAAAGTCAAACTCTGGCAGCCACCCTCAGTTCTGCGGTGGCACGGAAACAGGAAGGGGAGAAACTCACAATTCAGTTCAGCACGGCAATGCATGCGGGGACCGCCCGGCAGGACGTAAAGTTTATCGCCGACAGTATTCGGGAATTATTCGGAATTCATGTTGTAATTGATATTACCCATAGCGATATTCAGGAAGAAGAAGATCAGGAAGACCCGGATGTGGCAATGGTGAAAAAAGTATTCCGGGGAGAACTTCTGAACTGA
- a CDS encoding DNA-3-methyladenine glycosylase, whose product MMMHFSSRESVSIMDPGELPGNTIQAARVLLGSYIVLADKPRSDEKTVIPRCGGMIIETEAYTLDDPASHSFGGRTQRNRVMFAEAGFLYVYRSYGIHHCMNIVTCDPGSGEAVLIRSLLPIFGLREMQERRFPESITEKQPSPAGHEITGDDPAGHNLPEKQKKRLCSGPGNVCRALGVDMSYNGFPVCVGEGSHELEGPDVSGNSGIFLIEGAEMERVYPVGLVEGFPDSFTREIRVSPRIGITKNPHAPRRFFYSLPGYVSRSTTGRTIA is encoded by the coding sequence ATGATGATGCATTTTTCTTCCCGAGAATCGGTTTCAATAATGGATCCCGGGGAATTACCGGGCAATACCATTCAAGCAGCCAGAGTGTTGCTGGGAAGCTACATTGTCCTGGCAGATAAACCCCGAAGCGATGAAAAGACCGTCATTCCCCGCTGCGGCGGAATGATCATTGAGACAGAGGCATATACCCTGGACGACCCTGCTTCACATTCATTCGGCGGCAGGACACAGCGTAACCGGGTAATGTTCGCAGAGGCCGGATTTCTCTACGTGTACCGCAGCTACGGAATACACCACTGCATGAATATCGTCACCTGCGATCCGGGTTCCGGTGAAGCGGTTCTTATCAGGTCCCTGCTGCCTATCTTCGGACTGAGGGAGATGCAGGAGCGCCGCTTCCCGGAATCAATTACGGAAAAACAACCGTCTCCTGCCGGTCATGAAATTACCGGTGATGATCCCGCCGGACATAATCTCCCGGAGAAACAGAAAAAACGTCTTTGTTCAGGACCGGGAAATGTATGCAGAGCGCTGGGTGTGGATATGAGCTATAACGGGTTTCCTGTGTGTGTGGGAGAAGGCTCACATGAACTTGAGGGGCCGGATGTGTCTGGAAACTCCGGAATATTTCTGATTGAAGGAGCTGAGATGGAGCGTGTTTATCCGGTTGGTCTTGTGGAGGGATTTCCCGATTCTTTCACCCGTGAGATACGGGTTTCACCCAGAATCGGAATTACGAAAAACCCCCATGCTCCCAGAAGGTTTTTTTATTCTCTTCCCGGATATGTCAGTCGTTCAACAACAGGTCGTACAATCGCTTGA
- a CDS encoding ParB/RepB/Spo0J family partition protein yields the protein MAKKGLGRGLSSLMPETVEDARNQGESVQEVSISQLFPNPDQPRKEFRQEQLDELASSIAEKGIIQPIVAEPQSNGRYMIIAGERRYRAAGIAGLQTIPVVLKKFSDEDKLEIGLIENIQREDLNAIEEAQGYRSLMDRFGYTQEEVSRKLGKSRSAIANALRLLRLPDEVRTGIRDREISAGHAKALLSVNEQHSDQLKELYDLIRQEGLSVRLAEKAARMINDGFHVDGLHAELSAPGEPEGDNEDLREQVLELTGGARVQSGDDDSHPGSDHGRKTPALWDMEEALIKHTGSKVDIKGSEEKGRIEIHYYSKDDLKRLYDLLLND from the coding sequence GTGGCTAAGAAAGGGCTCGGCCGGGGACTCAGTTCCCTGATGCCGGAAACCGTAGAGGATGCCCGCAATCAGGGTGAATCTGTACAGGAAGTATCAATCTCCCAACTCTTTCCCAATCCGGATCAGCCCAGAAAGGAATTCAGGCAGGAACAGCTGGATGAGCTTGCATCATCCATTGCCGAAAAGGGCATTATTCAGCCAATAGTAGCGGAACCCCAGAGTAACGGCCGCTATATGATCATAGCCGGGGAGCGCCGTTACCGTGCTGCGGGAATTGCCGGGCTTCAGACCATTCCGGTTGTACTGAAAAAATTCAGCGATGAAGATAAGCTTGAAATCGGGCTTATTGAAAACATTCAGCGGGAAGATCTTAATGCCATTGAAGAAGCACAGGGATATAGAAGTCTGATGGACCGTTTCGGCTACACCCAGGAAGAGGTTTCCCGAAAGCTGGGGAAAAGCCGTTCAGCCATCGCAAACGCCCTGAGACTGCTGCGCTTGCCCGATGAGGTGCGTACCGGGATCAGAGACCGGGAAATCAGTGCCGGACACGCCAAGGCTCTTTTATCAGTCAATGAGCAGCACAGCGATCAGCTGAAGGAATTATATGATCTGATTCGTCAGGAAGGCTTGTCGGTGCGATTGGCGGAAAAGGCTGCACGGATGATCAACGACGGTTTTCATGTTGACGGATTGCATGCAGAGCTCAGTGCCCCGGGAGAACCGGAAGGAGATAATGAGGATCTGCGGGAACAGGTTCTTGAGCTTACCGGCGGCGCCCGGGTGCAGTCAGGAGATGACGACTCCCATCCCGGTTCGGATCACGGCAGGAAAACACCGGCGCTCTGGGATATGGAAGAAGCGCTGATCAAGCATACCGGCAGCAAAGTGGACATAAAGGGAAGCGAAGAAAAGGGCCGCATAGAAATTCATTATTACAGCAAAGATGATCTCAAGCGATTGTACGACCTGTTGTTGAACGACTGA
- a CDS encoding ParA family protein, with protein MGRIIVFANQKGGVGKTTSAANLGAYLAEEGKKVMLVDFDPQCNLSSSVGADVQNTGIYELITGQSPFNSCVQETSVKNLKIIPASPDLSGATVELVEVTNREYYLKEALLSIKEDYDYIFIDCPPSLGILTLNGLTAADEVFIPLQTEYFALEGITQLMQSIKMVQRSSNPALKIGGIIFTMYDSRTRLAQDVVKEVVGYFGNLVYKSIIPRNIRLSEAPSHSVPINQYDPGCAGAKSYHELAKEVIQRG; from the coding sequence ATGGGCAGAATAATTGTATTTGCAAATCAGAAAGGCGGAGTGGGCAAAACCACATCCGCAGCGAACCTGGGTGCTTACCTGGCTGAAGAAGGCAAAAAGGTAATGCTGGTGGATTTTGATCCTCAGTGCAATCTCAGTTCCAGCGTGGGTGCGGATGTTCAGAATACGGGAATCTATGAACTGATCACGGGGCAGAGTCCGTTTAATTCCTGTGTTCAGGAGACATCGGTCAAAAACCTGAAGATCATCCCCGCAAGTCCCGATTTATCCGGTGCTACTGTTGAGCTGGTTGAAGTTACCAATCGGGAATATTATCTCAAAGAAGCTCTTCTCAGCATCAAGGAAGACTATGATTACATCTTCATCGATTGTCCTCCCAGCCTGGGTATTCTTACCCTGAATGGTCTGACCGCCGCAGATGAGGTGTTTATTCCTCTTCAGACTGAATACTTCGCACTGGAAGGAATTACTCAGCTGATGCAGAGTATTAAAATGGTGCAGCGCTCCAGTAATCCGGCATTGAAAATCGGCGGAATCATTTTCACCATGTATGATTCCAGAACCCGCCTGGCTCAGGACGTGGTAAAAGAAGTTGTTGGATATTTTGGAAACCTTGTGTATAAATCCATAATCCCCCGGAATATCAGACTTTCCGAGGCCCCCTCCCATTCTGTTCCCATTAATCAGTATGATCCCGGTTGTGCAGGTGCCAAGAGCTACCATGAACTGGCAAAAGAGGTAATTCAGCGTGGCTAA
- a CDS encoding rhodanese-related sulfurtransferase, translated as MSKILNKETMFHFSNFYHFSGVANLSELKSEILTLGERLQVIGLIILAEEGINATAASTDSMKLDEFTDELQNILQVKFRNIKRSSALLRRSPFRKLKIKIRKEIVTLGVEGIDPARDAGTYVEPEEWNNLISDPDVLLVDTRNVYEYRLGSFQGAVDPRTLNFRQFPEKLQKIIESQKPKKLAMFCTGGIRCEKATAVARQMGIEDVYHLKGGILEYFERIPSSQSTWNGSCFVFDGRITVNQNLEAKPEPLCSACGQVKTKSPETGEYECHQCVEYPMKKNQVALP; from the coding sequence ATGAGCAAAATACTAAACAAAGAAACAATGTTTCACTTTTCCAACTTTTACCACTTCAGCGGCGTGGCAAATTTATCTGAACTGAAGTCAGAAATTCTCACCCTGGGTGAACGATTACAGGTTATCGGTCTGATCATTCTTGCCGAGGAAGGAATCAATGCAACGGCAGCATCAACCGACAGCATGAAACTGGATGAATTCACCGACGAGCTTCAAAACATACTGCAGGTGAAGTTCCGGAATATCAAACGATCCTCTGCGCTTCTGAGACGAAGTCCCTTCAGAAAACTTAAGATAAAGATTCGAAAAGAAATTGTTACCCTTGGTGTGGAGGGAATAGATCCCGCCCGGGATGCAGGTACATATGTGGAACCCGAGGAATGGAACAACCTTATATCCGATCCTGACGTTCTGCTGGTGGATACCAGAAATGTGTACGAGTACCGCCTGGGAAGCTTCCAGGGTGCGGTGGATCCCCGAACCTTGAATTTCCGTCAATTCCCAGAAAAGCTCCAAAAAATAATTGAGTCACAAAAACCGAAGAAGCTGGCCATGTTCTGCACCGGGGGGATCCGCTGCGAAAAAGCCACAGCCGTTGCCAGGCAGATGGGCATCGAAGATGTATATCATCTCAAGGGAGGGATTCTGGAATATTTTGAACGAATTCCCAGCTCCCAGAGTACATGGAACGGCTCCTGTTTTGTATTTGATGGACGAATAACGGTTAATCAGAATCTGGAAGCAAAACCTGAACCTCTTTGCTCTGCCTGCGGGCAGGTTAAAACGAAAAGTCCCGAGACCGGGGAATATGAATGTCATCAATGTGTGGAATATCCCATGAAGAAAAATCAGGTCGCGTTACCGTAA
- the add gene encoding adenosine deaminase, which yields MNTDKKKSILTSRKYMCKFPKIELHRHLEGTFDPATLYSIAKKNGLDVPGDFEEFKTTIQFPREEEPDFLLFLSKFRTDWYASHDDVEKIAYNSVYKMKEDGIFYIELRFSPEHFSLQNDFDRREITKLVIDAGNKAAKDAGFHIRYLITFNRNKQTPEEMISLYKMIKDLGIPEIVGIDLAGDEMNYPPELFDSFFSQIQSDKLYKATVHAGEVTDSDQIWTAVTKLHAKRIGHGTSSINDPKLQEYLKEHFIVLEQCITSNYQTGSWKDESNHPMGALHRNGVPVTINSDDPSIQNTDLTDDYIKAVTYFDFSLEDLVQLNLTALKATFLSGSKKQKLIDEYASAVKRFRQFTGL from the coding sequence ATGAATACAGACAAGAAGAAATCCATACTCACCAGCCGGAAATACATGTGTAAATTTCCCAAGATAGAATTACACCGGCATCTGGAGGGTACCTTTGATCCTGCAACACTGTATTCCATAGCCAAGAAAAACGGTTTGGATGTCCCCGGGGATTTTGAGGAATTCAAAACCACCATCCAATTCCCCAGAGAAGAGGAACCTGACTTTCTGCTGTTCCTGAGTAAGTTCCGCACTGACTGGTACGCAAGTCACGATGATGTGGAAAAGATTGCCTATAATTCCGTCTACAAAATGAAAGAAGATGGAATTTTCTATATTGAACTGCGCTTCAGTCCTGAACACTTTTCACTCCAGAATGATTTCGACCGCAGGGAGATTACCAAACTGGTAATCGATGCCGGCAACAAAGCAGCGAAAGATGCCGGGTTTCATATCCGATATCTGATCACCTTCAACCGAAACAAGCAGACCCCGGAAGAGATGATCAGCCTTTATAAAATGATCAAGGATCTGGGCATACCTGAAATTGTGGGAATTGACCTGGCCGGTGATGAGATGAACTATCCACCGGAGCTGTTCGATTCGTTTTTCTCTCAAATTCAAAGCGATAAACTATACAAAGCCACAGTACATGCAGGTGAAGTCACCGACAGCGACCAGATTTGGACGGCAGTAACAAAGCTGCACGCCAAACGAATCGGCCATGGAACCAGTTCAATCAACGATCCCAAGCTTCAGGAATACCTGAAAGAGCATTTTATTGTGCTGGAGCAGTGCATTACATCCAATTATCAGACCGGATCATGGAAAGATGAGTCAAACCATCCCATGGGCGCCCTCCACCGTAATGGAGTTCCGGTGACTATCAATTCCGACGATCCGTCCATCCAGAACACCGATCTGACCGATGACTATATCAAGGCCGTCACCTATTTTGATTTCAGCCTGGAGGATCTGGTACAACTCAACCTGACAGCCCTGAAAGCTACATTTCTCAGCGGCAGTAAAAAACAGAAATTGATCGATGAGTATGCCTCCGCAGTGAAACGCTTCCGGCAATTCACCGGTCTCTGA
- a CDS encoding YigZ family protein — protein sequence MKIPIESQESLLEVKKSKFKSRIHYVESRSEAQDIISDVKQSHPQSNHVVYAFVIGDEWSEILGMTDDGEPKGTSGRPTMEVLRGSGIRNALLTTVRYFGGTKLGTGGLVKAYTRAAQLAVESCTVEEKKEKKHLRLELSYGEFEEVARRMKDLAAEIVNTEFHEEVCVEIDVENQDLSALENIVQDISRGRRTLRDR from the coding sequence ATGAAAATCCCCATAGAATCCCAGGAAAGCCTTTTAGAAGTAAAAAAATCCAAGTTTAAATCCCGCATCCATTATGTGGAGAGTCGAAGCGAAGCTCAGGATATTATTTCAGATGTAAAACAGAGCCATCCCCAATCAAACCATGTGGTATATGCCTTTGTGATTGGAGATGAATGGTCTGAGATCCTGGGAATGACCGATGATGGAGAACCGAAAGGAACGTCGGGAAGGCCTACAATGGAGGTTCTGCGGGGATCAGGCATCAGAAATGCTCTGCTGACCACAGTGCGATATTTCGGCGGTACAAAACTTGGCACCGGCGGCCTGGTTAAAGCATATACCCGGGCAGCTCAACTGGCGGTTGAAAGCTGTACTGTTGAAGAGAAGAAGGAAAAAAAACATCTCAGGCTTGAGCTCTCGTATGGGGAGTTTGAGGAGGTAGCCCGAAGGATGAAAGATCTGGCTGCAGAAATAGTTAATACTGAATTTCATGAAGAGGTATGTGTGGAAATTGATGTGGAAAATCAGGATCTTTCGGCCCTGGAAAACATTGTTCAGGATATCAGCAGGGGGAGGCGTACCCTCAGAGACCGGTGA
- the gyrA gene encoding DNA topoisomerase (ATP-hydrolyzing) subunit A produces the protein MEAQQGRVIPVAIEDEVKKSYLNYAMSVIVSRALPDVRDGLKPVHRRILFGMNEMGLRSDRAPKKSARIVGDVLGKYHPHGDMSVYDALVRLAQNFSMRYPLVNGQGNFGSVDGDPPAAMRYTEARMAKLAEDMLKDIKKETVNFVSNYDDSMEEPEVLPAALPYLLANGASGIAVGMATNIPPHNLNEIASAVEAYIQNPEITIDELMEHITGPDFPTGGIIFGTKGVRQAYKTGRGKITIRSKVSVETTKSGKDVIIVHELPYQVNKANLVMKIAEYIRDKKIEGISDLRDESDRNGLRVVIELKKGISPKIILNQLFNQTQLQVNFNVNALALVDGKPQLLNLKDMIVHFVNHRREVIIRRTKYDLRKAEERAHVLEGLKIALANIDEVIKTIKESENVGVARTRLMDRFMLSEIQAQAILDMRLQKLTSLETQKILEELEQLNALISELKELLASEEKILGVISDETNDLAGRFSQARRTEKVIDEIEEINIEDLIQKEDMVVIISHKGYIKRVPVTSYRVQGRGGKGMAASKLRDDDFIENIFIASTHDYILIISSEAKAYYLKVHEIPEGSRTSKGSHIRSLLSISANEDVAAVVALQDFRDDQFIFMATARGMVKKVSTSDFSNARARGIIAMAMKGDDKIVSAILTSENRDIILATRTGVGLRFSEEEVRPMGRTAQGVSGIRLAPGDEIAGAVEANPEFHVLFITEYGNGKRMTPDDLMPHGRNTKGQIIYTTSDRTGEVVGILNVLEDDEIMVVTSGGTSIKMKASTVAIQGRTAQGVRVFDIEKPDVVVGLDRVAREEEPEKESKLSKMDPGETPE, from the coding sequence ATGGAAGCACAACAGGGACGGGTAATTCCCGTAGCAATAGAAGATGAAGTAAAAAAATCCTATCTGAATTATGCAATGTCGGTAATTGTGTCCCGGGCTCTCCCGGATGTACGGGACGGGCTCAAGCCGGTACATCGCAGAATTCTTTTCGGTATGAACGAGATGGGACTCCGCTCAGACCGGGCTCCCAAAAAGAGTGCCAGAATTGTGGGAGATGTGCTGGGTAAGTATCATCCCCATGGAGATATGAGCGTATACGATGCTCTGGTTCGTCTGGCCCAGAATTTTTCCATGCGGTATCCGTTGGTAAACGGCCAGGGAAACTTCGGTTCGGTGGACGGGGATCCCCCGGCTGCCATGAGGTACACCGAAGCGCGTATGGCGAAACTTGCCGAGGATATGCTGAAAGACATCAAGAAAGAAACGGTCAATTTCGTTTCCAACTATGATGATTCCATGGAGGAGCCGGAAGTACTTCCGGCCGCCCTTCCATACCTGCTGGCCAACGGTGCCAGCGGAATAGCCGTGGGAATGGCAACCAACATCCCGCCTCACAATCTCAATGAGATTGCCTCGGCGGTGGAAGCCTACATTCAGAATCCCGAGATTACCATAGATGAACTGATGGAGCATATCACCGGCCCGGATTTTCCCACCGGAGGTATCATTTTCGGCACCAAGGGAGTCCGGCAGGCGTATAAAACCGGCCGGGGTAAAATCACCATCCGATCCAAGGTGAGTGTTGAGACCACCAAATCCGGTAAGGATGTGATCATCGTTCACGAACTGCCGTATCAGGTGAACAAGGCAAATCTTGTGATGAAGATTGCCGAATACATCCGGGATAAAAAAATCGAAGGAATATCCGATCTCCGGGACGAATCTGACAGAAACGGTCTTCGGGTGGTAATAGAGCTGAAAAAAGGCATCAGTCCGAAAATCATCCTTAATCAGCTGTTCAACCAGACCCAGCTTCAGGTGAACTTCAATGTGAATGCCCTGGCCCTTGTGGACGGCAAACCCCAGCTCCTGAATCTCAAGGACATGATCGTTCACTTTGTGAATCACCGCCGGGAAGTGATAATCCGCCGAACCAAGTATGATTTGCGAAAAGCGGAAGAGCGGGCTCATGTGCTGGAAGGGCTGAAAATTGCCCTGGCCAACATCGATGAGGTTATCAAGACCATTAAGGAAAGCGAGAATGTAGGGGTAGCCAGAACCCGTCTGATGGACCGCTTCATGCTTTCCGAAATACAGGCTCAGGCAATCCTGGATATGCGGCTGCAGAAACTCACCAGCCTTGAGACCCAGAAAATCCTGGAGGAGCTTGAGCAGCTGAATGCCTTAATCAGTGAGCTGAAAGAACTCCTGGCAAGTGAAGAGAAGATTCTGGGTGTTATTTCCGACGAAACCAATGATCTTGCCGGCCGATTCAGCCAGGCACGCCGGACTGAGAAGGTTATTGATGAAATTGAAGAGATCAACATTGAAGATCTGATTCAAAAAGAAGATATGGTGGTGATTATCAGCCACAAAGGATATATCAAGAGGGTTCCGGTGACATCCTACCGGGTTCAGGGCCGTGGCGGGAAAGGCATGGCTGCCAGCAAGCTGCGGGATGATGACTTTATTGAAAACATATTTATTGCATCCACCCATGACTATATTCTTATTATTTCAAGCGAAGCCAAAGCATACTACCTGAAAGTACATGAGATTCCCGAAGGATCCAGAACAAGCAAAGGGTCTCATATCCGATCCCTGCTCAGCATTTCTGCCAATGAAGATGTGGCCGCTGTTGTGGCACTTCAGGATTTCCGGGATGATCAGTTCATCTTTATGGCCACAGCCAGGGGGATGGTGAAGAAGGTCTCTACTTCCGATTTCAGCAATGCCAGAGCCCGGGGAATCATTGCCATGGCAATGAAGGGGGATGATAAAATCGTTTCCGCAATTCTGACCAGCGAAAACCGGGATATTATCCTGGCAACCCGTACCGGCGTGGGGCTGCGCTTCAGTGAAGAGGAGGTTCGCCCGATGGGACGGACGGCCCAGGGTGTAAGCGGAATCAGGCTTGCTCCCGGAGACGAAATCGCCGGAGCGGTGGAGGCTAATCCGGAATTTCATGTTCTGTTCATAACCGAATACGGAAACGGAAAGCGGATGACCCCCGATGATCTGATGCCCCATGGAAGAAATACCAAGGGACAGATTATCTATACTACATCCGATCGAACCGGCGAAGTGGTAGGGATTCTCAACGTACTGGAGGACGATGAAATTATGGTTGTAACCAGCGGAGGAACTTCCATAAAAATGAAGGCTTCAACGGTGGCCATCCAGGGACGTACCGCCCAGGGCGTGAGAGTATTCGATATAGAAAAACCCGATGTGGTGGTAGGGCTTGACCGTGTCGCCCGGGAGGAAGAGCCTGAGAAGGAATCCAAGCTGTCAAAGATGGATCCAGGAGAAACTCCCGAATAA